TGCGCGGGGAGGGCGCCGTGGTCCAGCAGGAGCGCGATGGTTTCCTCGGGCCGCTGCTCCCGGTACTCGCGCACGGCGTGGAGGGCGCAGTCCATGGGGGTGTCCCCGGCGCCGTTGGGGACGGTGGCGTCGGCGCCGTGGCGGAGCAGCAGCCGGGCCAGCGCGGGGTGCCCGTTGGCACAGGCGTTGTGCAGCGGCGTGTGGCCCTTgcgccccgcggccccggggTCGGCGCCGGCCGCCAGCAGCCGCTCGGCCACGCGCAGGAAGCGCTCGGCGTCCTCGGGGCGCTCGGCCGCGGCGGCCGCCGCGTTCAGGGGGGTCTCGCCCTGGTGGGTGCGCTGGGAGGGGTCGGCGCCGTGGTGCAGGTACAGCTCCACGTGGGCCACCAGGCCCTGGCGCGCCGCCACGTGCAGGGCTGTCACCTGCCGGTCACGCGTGCCCAGGTTCACCTGCGCCCCGTgcgccagcagcagctccgcgcACCTGGAGCGGGCCGGAAGGGTGAGGGGACACTTCGGAGGGACACTGCACCCAGGGGACACGAGCGGGACATGCCAGGGAGATGTGGTTCCCACGGGACACCCCTAGGGACACGCTCCGGGTCATACTGGAGCCCTGGCTCCCATGGGACACCCGCAGGGACACCCCGGGGCCCCTCCCGGGACACCCCACGGGCCCgcggctgtggggcagggatgaggATTTCACGGGGGGGCCCCTCTTGCAGCTGAGCCGCCCCCCACGCAGGACCCCCCTTACCTGAGGCTGTGGGGCGCGGTGCAGAGGTGCAGCGGGGCCGAGCCGTCGGCGCTCAGCACGTTGGGGTCGGCCCCGAAGGCCAGGAGCAGGCGGGCGCAGTTGGGGTGGGGGGCGGCCGCGCTGTCGTGCAGGGGGGCCCGGCCCCCCACCACGGCGTCCACGGCCGCCCCCCGCAGCAGCAGGTGCCGGGCGCAGTCCTCGTAGCCGCGGGCGGCGGCGATGCGCAGGGCGGAGGTGTGCTGCCGGCGGGGGctcagcacccacagccctgcGGGGTCAGCGGGCACCGGGGGCTGCCGGACACCACAGCCGCCGCTGGACCCCCCCCCAGCCACCCACAGCCCCGCCGGAGCGAGGGGAGCAGTGGGGCGCCCGTGGGGGCTGCCCTGAGCACCCACCCTGCCCCAGAGTCCCCACACACCGCAGCAGCCAGCCCGGATccccccagcccggctccccccagcccggctcccccCGGCCCGGCTCCCCTTTTCCCGGCTCCCCTTTTCCCGGCTCCCCACTTGCTTGGcaggggaactggggggaagggaggggaacGGAAGgacccccagtcccccccagccCCGTACCCTGCTCCGGTGACCACACCAGCTCCTCGCTGACCATCTCCAACACCAAATTCGCGGCGGCCTCGTCCCTGAAGATGCTCTGGACGCGGGGCAGGTCCCCGGCGTAGAGGGCGTTGTGCACGGCGGGGTCCCGGCAGAACTGGCGGCGccggggggggctcgggggggcgcggggggtcCCGGGCAGGGAGCGGCGTGAGGCCGATTGCCGGGCCAGGGCTCGCCGCCGATCCTCCcgctccagcagctcccgctGCAGCCGCAGCGAGCGCAGCGCCGAGGAGCTGAAGGCGAAGGTTTCGTGAGCCATGGGAGCCCCGGGAGGGCGGGGGGGATCCGGGGGACAGCGAGCGGCGCCCTCCCGGGGGGTTATAAATAGGGCTGTGCCCCACACACGGATGTGGAATCAAATCCCAGGGCCCTATAAATAACTCCTGGGCGGTAAACAGAGTCACGGGGTGCCAGGGAGTTTAACCTGTTGGTGGGTGCGAGGTGCGGATGTCCCATGGGGGGAATCTGGGTCTCCCCAACCCTGTCAGACCCTGGGGGGAACGGCCCCTCCtgtgcagggggagcagggacccccggaggggacagaggggtgACACACGAGGACACAGGTGATGCAGAAACAAAAGAGCCCTTTAATGCAGGTTTGGGAGCGAGAGGGGCCGGTGTGCCCGGAGCAGCGGGGACAGCGCTGAGTCCCCCCCGGGTCTCCCCAGCTCTCAGCTCCACAACAAACAGCACAGACACGCAgagacaggagcaggagggtgGCAGGGGTGTCACCTGCTCCCCAGCACCGTCACCCTCACAGCAGCCGCTGGGCTCAGCCGCAGTCAACCTGAGCCGGGGCTGAGAAGAAATCCTCGGGCAGCTCCCCCAGGAGCCCGTCCAGGTCATCTGCACGGCACAGTGGGATGGGATCCGtgagttttgtgtgtgtgggaaTCGTGGAATTGCTCAGGCCGGGAACCAGGCCCTGTTTTCCACAGGACAGGGagcttttcctcccctcccagaGTGGGTCTGACTCACCCGTGTCACATCCATCAGCTCCCACCGGCTCTTCCCAGCTGGGACCAGAGCTCAGTGGGCACAGGGAGGAGCCCCCAGGATGCTGCTCTGCGCTGTGCCCACTTGTCCTCGACTGTCCCCAATCCTCAGGAACAGGGACACCCTGAGGGGGCTGCGCAGGGGGGTCCTGAATCAGCTCAGCCTGGGCAGGGACCTGCAAAACCCAATGGGGATGAATTACTGGGGGATTTAACCACTCCTCCCCCTTTCTCTCGGGGGTCCCCATAGCCCAGACCCCCTTGGGGGGCCCAGCAGCCCCCCCTCACCTGCCGGGGGGAGCAGCCCTCGGGCTCAGGCGGGAAGATGCGGAGGAGGTTGGTGGGGGTCACGTTGAGGTAGTGGTTGCGGTGGGAGGGGGAGAAGACCCCGACCTGCAGAGGGGGCAgagccagctccagctcccgcctgcagagcagctccccaaAGCTACAGCTCCCCATTTATGGAAATTTTAGGATGAAGGGTGAAATGTTAGGAACAGCTGAGAAAAATCCGAGGTGCAAAACTGTGGGAGATCCTTTTCTTGTATTTATATTTGCAGTCCCAGGGTGCTATGGAATGGGAACGGGGATGCACCACATGAATGCACGAGTTTCTCTTACCCCCTTATCCCAGTATTTACATTCAGTTCCAGGGGTTGGGAAGGGAACAGGTGATGTGCTGGATCACCCCCAGCAGTCCCCCCGGCTCTCCTCAcctgcctcaggagcagcacGGAGCCGGCCCGGAGCTCgctctgcctctgctccagcagcagctggtgcaCCGTGCCCTGCATCTCCCCTGGCAACGAGGACGGGACCTGTGAGCCCCAGGAGTGACAGGGGGAGCCCCTCTGGGGCACAGGGACTGCCCCACTCACCCGTGGGGTCCCGGAACACGGCGCCAGCGCCGGCGCTGCTCCTGGTCAGGGTCTTGATCATCACAGCCATGCTGGGGACCTTGTTTTTTGGGAGCTGCTTCAGGGCTGCCTGCACAGCAcgacagggattttgggataaccttgggcagggctgggagttgAACCCTGTGATTCCTGTGGATCCCTTCCCGTGTGGGATATTCCAGAATTCTACAGTCCTCGTCACCCACGGGGATGTGGGTATctgtgcccagctcagcccttcccagccctaaaagcagctctgaggggtgagggaagagcaggaagcCGAATCCTGGGCCGCCCTCACCTTGCGGAGCACCATGACCACGCTGTAGGTGTGGAGGAAGCAGCTGGGATCTCTCtcatccagccccagctctgtctTCATGGCCAGCCAGGGCCCCTTCCCGAAATCCTCCTCCGTGGGCAGcggggagctgggcagtgcctggggtCGGGACATCCACGGTCACCAAGCCCAGGGGCTCCCTCCCCGCTCATCATCCCGCTCTgggagccccagcagcaccgCTGGGATTCCCACCGGGATCTGCGGGAgcagggggggacaggggggttaCCTGAGCCCGCGGCTTCGCCACAGCCCCGTGAGCCGGAGTTTGGGGAGCAGACACCAGGatctcctccagcagcttcccagagTGCTTGTGGGACAGGCAGAGATGTCCAGGGATCTGCTTTGCTTCATCGgctgctgccatcccatcctatcccaGCCCAcatcccattcccgttcccatccTGTGCCCACCCACTGCATTCCtgaccctgtccccatccctatCCCACCTttatccccatccccatccaaTCCCACCCTCATCTctgtccatccccatccccatccccatccccattcccatccccatccccatccccattccccattccccaccTGCTGGGGCAGGATCCCGGCTGGCCCCGGGAAGCGCCGGCTCTCCCTGCGTGGGGGGGCTCGCGGGGGTCCCCCGGGGGCTTTGCTGGCCGCTGTCACCAGCTGCACCAGGTGGTTGGTGACCACCGGGGGCTTTGGGGGGCCGGGAGCGTTGGGAGCCACGGGGGGGTTCGGGAAGCCGGGGGGCTGCTGGAGCGGAGGCCTCGGAGGCTCCACGGAGCTGGGGGGGCCTgaggggggtctggggggcagctggggctgggggctgctctgtgctgggggggTCCAGGGCACcgaggagctgctccctgctcggGGTGCTTGGGCAGGCCTCATGTACGGAGCctttggagcagggatggagccccCGGCGCTCCCCGGCTCTCCCGAGGAAGGGGAGGGTCTGGGGGCGCAGGCACCGGCCGCGCTGGGCCGCAGCACCAGtctgggactggggagggggcCCTGCCTGTCCTGCAGCCCCCTGGAGCCGGGGACCGGCTCCTCTCCCACCCTGAGCTTTTTGGGGATCCCACATTCCTGAGCGTTCTccttccctgggcacttccacgGCGGCACCGGGGCAGCACCGGCCACCACCGGCACCTCGGGAgcctccagctccctgcaggcGGCCAGGAAAAGCTCATTGTCCAGCTCATCCTGgggtgctgctccccagcatGGGGGTCCCTGCAACCCCTCGGGCCGCTCACCCTGCCCAGAGAGGGGCCGGAGGGCGGGGGCTTTACTGGGATGGGCTTTACTGGGATGGGCTTTACTGGGATGGGCTTTACTGGGATGGGGTTCACTGGGATGGGGTTCACTGGGAGGAACCGGGATGATGCCGGCTGAGGAATGCCCGGGGATCACAAACTGGTTCTCTGCATCTTCCACAGCGGAGAGGAAATCCTGTGGGAAAATAAACTCCGGGAATGCGAAGGGCTCCGTGTGTTCCCCGGAGCTCAGCCGGGGGGGAGCAGCACGGCCCGGCCGCGccccggggggggtccccaggtcACCGGGGGGTCCCTCACCTCATCCTCCAGCTCCCTGCCGCTCCCAAAAAGCTTCTGCAAGTGGCAGGACTgcgggaaaaaggggaagatgggactgggagggacacAACAAGCTGGGGAGCCCTCGGAGGTCCCGGAGGTCCCCGCCCTGGGCCGTTCGGTGTCACCGAGGGCCCCCGGAAGGGCCCCGCACCTGCCCCCCCTCACCGCGCGGGGCCTTCAGCGATCCCTTTGTGGGGACCCCGCCGTGGAGACCCCAGATCTCTCCCAGGGGACCCCGAAACCGCCTCCGTCCCCCCGTCCCCGTTACCATGGCAGCGGCGCgaccccggcccggccccggagGCGgaagcggcggggccgggactCGAACCCGCGGTCCCCGGGGCAGGGGCGGAAGTTCCCCTGCGGCTCCgcgcgccccctggcggcgggCAGGAAGCGCAGCCGCGCCCCTTAAAGGGCCACGCACCCCCTTTCCCCGCGCGTGTCACATGTGCACACGCGTGTGCCCCCGCGTCACCCGGCCGAGCCCCGCGGCGCCGCCGGTGACTcagcgcggccccggcccgctGTGATTCATCCC
This sequence is a window from Poecile atricapillus isolate bPoeAtr1 chromosome 27, bPoeAtr1.hap1, whole genome shotgun sequence. Protein-coding genes within it:
- the HROB gene encoding homologous recombination OB-fold protein isoform X2, which translates into the protein MARTHACHRLLCCLAYACARPGARCAAAPAHECTNAQSCHLQKLFGSGRELEDEDFLSAVEDAENQFVIPGHSSAGIIPVPPSEPHPSEPHPSKAHPSKAHPSKAHPSKAPALRPLSGQGERPEGLQGPPCWGAAPQDELDNELFLAACRELEAPEVPVVAGAAPVPPWKCPGKENAQECGIPKKLRVGEEPVPGSRGLQDRQGPLPSPRLVLRPSAAGACAPRPSPSSGEPGSAGGSIPAPKAPYMRPAQAPRAGSSSSVPWTPPAQSSPQPQLPPRPPSGPPSSVEPPRPPLQQPPGFPNPPVAPNAPGPPKPPVVTNHLVQLVTAASKAPGGPPRAPPRRESRRFPGPAGILPQQHSGKLLEEILVSAPQTPAHGAVAKPRAQALPSSPLPTEEDFGKGPWLAMKTELGLDERDPSCFLHTYSVVMVLRKAALKQLPKNKVPSMAVMIKTLTRSSAGAGAVFRDPTGEMQGTVHQLLLEQRQSELRAGSVLLLRQVPAQAELIQDPPAQPPQGVPVPEDWGQSRTSGHSAEQHPGGSSLCPLSSGPSWEEPVGADGCDTDDLDGLLGELPEDFFSAPAQVDCG
- the HROB gene encoding homologous recombination OB-fold protein isoform X3 yields the protein MARTHACHRLLCCLAYACARPGARCAAAPAHECTNAQSCHLQKLFGSGRELEDEDFLSAVEDAENQFVIPGHSSAGIIPVPPSEPHPSEPHPSKAHPSKAHPSKAHPSKAPALRPLSGQGERPEGLQGPPCWGAAPQDELDNELFLAACRELEAPEVPVVAGAAPVPPWKCPGKENAQECGIPKKLRVGEEPVPGSRGLQDRQGPLPSPRLVLRPSAAGACAPRPSPSSGEPGSAGGSIPAPKAPYMRPAQAPRAGSSSSVPWTPPAQSSPQPQLPPRPPSGPPSSVEPPRPPLQQPPGFPNPPVAPNAPGPPKPPVVTNHLVQLVTAASKAPGGPPRAPPRRESRRFPGPAGILPQQHSGKLLEEILVSAPQTPAHGAVAKPRAQALPSSPLPTEEDFGKGPWLAMKTELGLDERDPSCFLHTYSVVMVLRKAALKQLPKNKVPSMAVMIKTLTRSSAGAGAVFRDPTGEMQGTVHQLLLEQRQSELRAGSVLLLRQHPGTANINTRKGSPTVLHLGFFSAVPNISPFILKFP
- the HROB gene encoding homologous recombination OB-fold protein isoform X1, giving the protein MARTHACHRLLCCLAYACARPGARCAAAPAHECTNAQSCHLQKLFGSGRELEDEDFLSAVEDAENQFVIPGHSSAGIIPVPPSEPHPSEPHPSKAHPSKAHPSKAHPSKAPALRPLSGQGERPEGLQGPPCWGAAPQDELDNELFLAACRELEAPEVPVVAGAAPVPPWKCPGKENAQECGIPKKLRVGEEPVPGSRGLQDRQGPLPSPRLVLRPSAAGACAPRPSPSSGEPGSAGGSIPAPKAPYMRPAQAPRAGSSSSVPWTPPAQSSPQPQLPPRPPSGPPSSVEPPRPPLQQPPGFPNPPVAPNAPGPPKPPVVTNHLVQLVTAASKAPGGPPRAPPRRESRRFPGPAGILPQQHSGKLLEEILVSAPQTPAHGAVAKPRAQALPSSPLPTEEDFGKGPWLAMKTELGLDERDPSCFLHTYSVVMVLRKAALKQLPKNKVPSMAVMIKTLTRSSAGAGAVFRDPTGEMQGTVHQLLLEQRQSELRAGSVLLLRQVGVFSPSHRNHYLNVTPTNLLRIFPPEPEGCSPRQVPAQAELIQDPPAQPPQGVPVPEDWGQSRTSGHSAEQHPGGSSLCPLSSGPSWEEPVGADGCDTDDLDGLLGELPEDFFSAPAQVDCG
- the ASB16 gene encoding ankyrin repeat and SOCS box protein 16 gives rise to the protein MAHETFAFSSSALRSLRLQRELLEREDRRRALARQSASRRSLPGTPRAPPSPPRRRQFCRDPAVHNALYAGDLPRVQSIFRDEAAANLVLEMVSEELVWSPEQGLWVLSPRRQHTSALRIAAARGYEDCARHLLLRGAAVDAVVGGRAPLHDSAAAPHPNCARLLLAFGADPNVLSADGSAPLHLCTAPHSLRCAELLLAHGAQVNLGTRDRQVTALHVAARQGLVAHVELYLHHGADPSQRTHQGETPLNAAAAAAERPEDAERFLRVAERLLAAGADPGAAGRKGHTPLHNACANGHPALARLLLRHGADATVPNGAGDTPMDCALHAVREYREQRPEETIALLLDHGALPAHPKMLRLCCQHPPALEVMLNAYDRVPPADGWVEAVPPELWEEHREFYASAVHMAGRPRRLQHLARVAIRRHLGTRCHTAVPKLALPPSLRRYLQLPIEGLIS